One Candidatus Limnocylindrales bacterium genomic region harbors:
- a CDS encoding glycerol-3-phosphate 1-O-acyltransferase, with amino-acid sequence MSLPSSSAGTGPDSGRATEAAGQQAASTAGPAVSVSDQAISTAGQSAIEPETDAPWPKGDGRIVFLLDACTELERTMLERWIDRNRPPSAPASSTEVVPIPPSRRRSARKTGSGLARLESAIAAGGDPVMAPLRVAWFSANPDGMRHLSTLDILTMTDPRDPGPLRQRWTARRHPTRARVVAGEPARLSELRQAWRERGGQDETETTGLAEFVAHRAALALERTERRLRGARYKVPRLVREDILMRPSFRGGIARLARELGQPEQKVAEEAAQYLGEIAATHDPFVIDVVAWLIRMLYRRGYGENIHYDRERLESIYATAQRYPVVFLPTHKSNLDHLVLQYVLHENGHPPNHTAGGINMNFFPIGPLMRRAGVFFIRRTFKDNPTYKFVLHHYVDYLVEKRFTLEWYLEGGRSRSGKLLPPRFGMLAYVVDAWQRGKSEDVVLLPVSIAYDQIQDVGEYVAEQRGARKESESFSWFLKVVRRLRRRYGDIHIRFGDPVSLREFYSDNIAPQHSAGDPDEKSLGLQKLAFELSVRINRATPITPTSLVTLALLGVGDRSLTVEETAAALTNLVAYVEQRRLPTTEDVDLRRPEEVERVLDHLVENGVVSVFTEGPEAVYAIRSEEFLTAAYYRNTVIHFFVTGSIAEVAVVAAMESDSADRLEVFWSEAIALRDLLKFEFFFADRADFREELRREMELHDPGWDDKLRAGGSEIEKLLLSIKPFNSHRVLRPFLEAYRVVGDQLARLPVGEVVDEAKLVTQCLALGKQYQLQRRVTRAESVSKVLFQNTLRLAANRRLLAGGAGGAGAEGEELAARRQEFSQEIQRALRRVEAIGVLAAGRRTGLLGRAQQDAADSATASAAAKSR; translated from the coding sequence GTGAGCCTTCCATCGTCCAGCGCCGGAACCGGCCCTGACTCCGGCCGCGCAACTGAGGCCGCAGGCCAGCAGGCCGCATCCACAGCCGGACCGGCCGTATCGGTAAGCGATCAGGCGATTTCCACCGCGGGCCAGTCCGCGATCGAACCGGAGACCGACGCGCCGTGGCCGAAAGGCGACGGCCGAATCGTTTTTCTGCTCGATGCGTGCACCGAGCTCGAGCGAACGATGCTCGAGCGATGGATCGACAGGAACAGGCCGCCGTCCGCTCCGGCGAGCTCGACAGAAGTGGTGCCGATTCCGCCGTCGCGCCGGCGGTCAGCGCGAAAGACCGGCAGCGGTCTCGCGCGGCTCGAGTCGGCAATCGCGGCCGGAGGCGATCCGGTAATGGCTCCGCTTCGCGTGGCGTGGTTCTCGGCCAATCCCGACGGCATGCGGCACCTGAGCACGCTCGACATCCTGACGATGACCGACCCGCGCGATCCGGGGCCGCTTCGCCAGAGATGGACGGCACGCCGCCATCCGACGCGCGCGCGAGTCGTGGCCGGCGAGCCTGCGCGGCTATCCGAGCTTCGCCAGGCATGGCGGGAGCGCGGCGGCCAGGACGAAACCGAAACCACCGGTCTTGCCGAATTCGTTGCGCATCGCGCGGCGCTCGCTCTCGAGCGCACCGAGCGGCGTCTACGCGGCGCGCGCTACAAGGTGCCGCGCCTCGTGCGCGAAGACATCCTGATGCGGCCGTCGTTCCGCGGCGGGATTGCTAGGCTCGCGCGTGAGCTCGGACAACCCGAGCAGAAAGTCGCCGAGGAGGCCGCGCAGTATCTGGGCGAAATTGCGGCGACGCACGATCCGTTCGTCATCGACGTGGTCGCGTGGCTGATCCGCATGCTTTACCGGCGCGGCTACGGCGAGAACATCCACTACGACCGCGAGCGGCTCGAATCGATCTACGCGACCGCGCAGCGCTACCCCGTGGTGTTCCTTCCGACGCACAAGTCGAATCTCGACCATCTCGTGCTCCAGTACGTGCTGCACGAAAACGGTCATCCGCCCAACCACACGGCCGGCGGCATCAACATGAACTTCTTTCCGATCGGTCCGCTGATGCGGCGCGCGGGAGTGTTCTTCATCCGCCGCACGTTCAAGGACAATCCGACCTACAAGTTCGTGCTGCATCACTACGTCGACTACCTGGTCGAGAAGCGCTTCACGCTCGAATGGTATCTCGAAGGCGGCCGCTCGCGTTCGGGCAAGCTCCTGCCTCCGCGCTTCGGAATGCTCGCGTACGTGGTCGATGCGTGGCAGCGCGGCAAGAGCGAGGATGTGGTGCTGCTTCCGGTTTCGATCGCGTACGACCAGATCCAGGATGTCGGCGAATACGTCGCCGAGCAGCGGGGCGCGCGCAAGGAAAGCGAGAGCTTCAGCTGGTTTCTGAAGGTCGTGCGCCGCCTTCGCCGCCGCTACGGCGACATTCACATCCGCTTCGGAGATCCGGTATCGCTGCGCGAGTTCTACAGCGACAACATCGCGCCGCAGCATTCGGCCGGCGATCCGGACGAGAAGAGCCTCGGGCTCCAGAAGCTCGCGTTCGAGCTGTCGGTACGCATCAACCGGGCGACGCCGATCACGCCGACGTCGCTCGTCACGCTGGCGCTGCTCGGCGTCGGCGATCGTTCGCTGACGGTCGAGGAGACTGCTGCGGCGCTGACCAACCTCGTCGCATACGTCGAGCAGCGCAGGCTTCCGACCACCGAGGACGTCGACCTTCGCCGGCCGGAAGAGGTCGAGCGGGTGCTCGACCACCTCGTCGAAAACGGCGTGGTCTCGGTCTTCACCGAAGGACCCGAAGCGGTCTACGCGATCCGCTCCGAGGAGTTCCTTACGGCGGCCTATTATCGCAATACCGTGATCCATTTCTTCGTGACCGGATCGATCGCCGAGGTCGCCGTCGTCGCCGCGATGGAATCCGACTCCGCCGACCGCCTCGAAGTTTTCTGGTCGGAGGCGATCGCGCTGCGCGACCTGCTCAAGTTCGAATTCTTCTTCGCTGACCGGGCGGACTTCCGCGAAGAGCTGCGCCGCGAGATGGAGCTGCACGACCCGGGCTGGGACGACAAGCTTCGCGCCGGGGGCAGCGAGATCGAAAAGCTGCTGCTGTCGATCAAACCGTTCAACTCGCATCGCGTGCTGCGGCCGTTCCTCGAGGCCTATCGGGTCGTCGGCGACCAGCTTGCGCGGCTTCCCGTCGGCGAGGTCGTCGACGAAGCAAAGCTCGTCACGCAGTGCCTCGCGCTCGGCAAGCAGTACCAGCTGCAGCGGCGAGTCACGCGCGCCGAATCGGTCTCCAAGGTGCTGTTCCAGAATACGCTGCGGCTTGCGGCCAACCGCCGCCTGCTCGCGGGCGGAGCCGGTGGGGCCGGTGCAGAAGGAGAGGAGCTCGCGGCGCGCCGGCAGGAATTCTCGCAGGAGATCCAGCGCGCGCTCCGGCGCGTGGAAGCGATCGGAGTGCTCGCGGCCGGGCGGCGCACAGGACTTCTCGGACGCGCGCAGCAGGACGCCGCAGACTCCGCGACGGCTTCGGCCGCTGCAAAGTCACGATGA
- a CDS encoding HAD-IB family hydrolase: MTSHGILTREIDEGPSGPHVGAFFDLDRTLIAGFSASAFVREWLTSGRAAVADVAAAATAATAFQLGQKNFSAFVSESLAMVRDLTEEEFAEIGERIFGSTIAGNIFPESRALVDAHRAKGHTLAVISSATRSQVVPVARELGIEHIFCTELEVKNARLTGNIIRPACYGQGKADAAIQFASERNIDLDESWFYTDSDEDLPLLLIVGRPRPINPSRRLQSIAAKRIWPVRNFTSRGMPSALDLLRTSLSIGSLVPSFLLGLPAALLDGDFREGINLAATMWGELGTALAGVHVTVNGEEHLWSNRPAVFIFNHQSGIDPLLVCKLLRRDFVAISKQELRGVPILGQLFEMAGTIFVDRFNHAQAVKALEPAVDALRRGLSIAIAPEGTRSLGPRPGVFKKGAFRMAMAGGVPVVPIVIHNAVDALPKHAVVIRPATVEITVLPPVATADWLETDLDRNVAAIREDFIRVLGV, from the coding sequence ATGACCAGTCACGGAATTCTGACCCGCGAGATTGACGAGGGACCCTCCGGCCCGCACGTCGGCGCATTCTTCGATCTCGACCGCACGCTGATCGCGGGCTTCTCGGCAAGCGCCTTCGTGCGCGAGTGGCTTACGAGCGGCCGCGCCGCCGTGGCCGACGTCGCGGCAGCCGCTACGGCCGCGACGGCCTTCCAGCTCGGCCAGAAAAACTTCTCGGCGTTCGTCTCCGAAAGCCTCGCGATGGTCCGCGACCTTACCGAAGAAGAGTTTGCCGAGATCGGCGAGCGGATCTTCGGCAGCACCATCGCCGGCAACATCTTTCCGGAGTCGCGCGCGCTCGTCGATGCACACCGCGCCAAGGGCCACACGCTCGCGGTCATCTCGTCGGCGACCCGGTCGCAGGTCGTGCCGGTCGCGCGCGAGCTCGGCATCGAGCACATCTTCTGTACCGAGCTCGAGGTGAAGAACGCACGCCTGACCGGCAACATCATCCGTCCCGCGTGTTACGGACAGGGCAAGGCCGATGCGGCGATCCAGTTCGCGTCCGAGCGCAACATCGATCTCGACGAAAGCTGGTTCTACACCGACAGCGACGAAGACCTGCCGCTGCTGCTGATCGTCGGCAGGCCACGGCCGATCAATCCGAGCCGCCGGCTGCAGTCGATCGCGGCAAAACGCATCTGGCCGGTGCGAAACTTCACCAGCCGCGGCATGCCGAGCGCGCTCGATCTTCTGCGCACGTCGCTGTCGATCGGCAGCCTCGTGCCGTCATTCCTGCTCGGCCTGCCGGCGGCGCTGCTCGACGGGGATTTTCGCGAAGGGATCAACCTGGCCGCGACGATGTGGGGCGAGCTCGGCACCGCCCTTGCCGGCGTTCACGTGACCGTCAACGGCGAAGAGCACCTCTGGTCGAACAGGCCCGCGGTGTTCATCTTCAATCACCAGAGCGGGATCGATCCGCTGCTGGTCTGCAAGCTCCTGCGCCGCGATTTCGTTGCGATCAGCAAACAGGAGCTGCGCGGGGTTCCCATTCTCGGCCAGCTCTTCGAGATGGCCGGGACGATCTTCGTCGACCGCTTCAACCATGCGCAGGCGGTCAAGGCGCTCGAGCCGGCCGTCGATGCGCTGCGCCGCGGGCTGTCGATCGCGATTGCGCCCGAAGGAACGCGCAGTCTCGGCCCGCGTCCGGGCGTCTTCAAGAAAGGAGCGTTCCGCATGGCGATGGCCGGCGGCGTTCCGGTCGTACCCATCGTCATTCACAACGCGGTCGATGCGCTGCCGAAGCACGCCGTCGTGATCCGCCCCGCCACCGTCGAGATCACCGTGCTGCCGCCGGTTGCGACGGCGGACTGGCTGGAAACCGATCTCGACAGGAACGTGGCGGCAATCCGCGAAGACTTCATCCGCGTGCTGGGAGTTTGA
- a CDS encoding VOC family protein — MSLKPARHFNHIAFPTADTAATCRFYTEVLGMKLVGAVRPDLAETTGEAHPHIHTFFATDSGECIAFFEIPGFRPDPNKDRAPAFTRHIAFGVDAEDEMLGWQKRLRESGVDVSKVIDHGGIWKSIYFPDPNGLLLEITFQTRPLGAGDASQAASMVEEWNRTHGGWAKP, encoded by the coding sequence ATGAGCCTCAAGCCTGCCCGTCATTTCAATCACATCGCATTTCCGACTGCGGATACCGCAGCGACCTGCCGCTTCTACACGGAAGTGCTCGGCATGAAGCTGGTCGGCGCCGTGCGCCCGGACCTGGCCGAGACCACCGGCGAAGCGCATCCGCACATCCATACGTTCTTCGCGACCGACAGCGGCGAATGCATCGCGTTCTTCGAGATTCCGGGATTCCGCCCGGACCCGAACAAGGACCGTGCACCGGCGTTCACGCGCCACATCGCATTCGGCGTGGACGCCGAAGACGAGATGCTCGGCTGGCAGAAGCGCCTTCGCGAGAGCGGCGTCGACGTCAGCAAGGTCATCGACCACGGCGGCATCTGGAAGTCGATCTATTTTCCGGATCCGAACGGGCTGCTGCTCGAGATCACGTTCCAGACGCGGCCTCTCGGCGCCGGCGACGCCAGCCAGGCGGCTTCGATGGTCGAAGAGTGGAACCGCACGCACGGCGGCTGGGCAAAGCCTTAG
- a CDS encoding MFS transporter yields the protein MRESTVLTTISPGIAAELAPRTLLWTPAFVRLLVAGSAYGFSFSSFHLMPKYLAVEFGATPSQIGWAAGVFGISSVITSVAVGACIDRVSRRRMFAASAFLLAATSIGFALANSLGPMVYVLRILQGVAFTMQMASFSTLVCELAPAERLGEAVGLAGSSMLIMNAIAPAIDEPLARAAGWSAAFTLAALAALISAALVLETTSKRRVVRSAGGSLLAVVRRSTTKAYASVTFLTAIAFASMFTFLQPAALAAGYRDVGSFFVAYAAAACTVRLFAGWVPDRYGRRRVAVAALVPYVLIVAYVACFGPTSLVAIGAVFGFAHGVLFPALNALAIEHTVTAERGRLMTVFAGTFNLGAWGGAAALGPVAEAAGFSAVFAIGAVSATAAFVVLARTTGFALPADEPA from the coding sequence ATGCGAGAGAGTACGGTTCTGACGACAATTTCCCCCGGTATCGCCGCAGAGCTGGCTCCGCGCACGCTGCTGTGGACGCCCGCTTTCGTGCGCCTGCTCGTCGCCGGCTCCGCGTACGGCTTCTCGTTCTCGAGCTTTCACCTGATGCCGAAATATCTCGCCGTCGAGTTCGGCGCGACGCCTTCGCAGATCGGCTGGGCAGCCGGCGTGTTCGGGATTTCCTCGGTGATCACCAGTGTTGCCGTCGGCGCGTGCATCGACCGCGTCTCGCGGCGGCGCATGTTCGCGGCGTCGGCGTTCCTGCTGGCCGCAACGTCGATCGGATTCGCGCTCGCGAATTCGCTCGGGCCGATGGTCTATGTGCTGCGCATCCTCCAGGGCGTCGCATTCACGATGCAGATGGCGTCGTTCTCGACGCTGGTCTGCGAGCTCGCGCCCGCGGAGAGGCTCGGCGAGGCCGTGGGGCTGGCCGGCAGCAGCATGCTGATCATGAATGCGATCGCACCGGCGATCGACGAACCGCTCGCGCGCGCCGCCGGCTGGTCTGCGGCGTTCACGCTGGCGGCGCTGGCTGCTCTGATCTCGGCCGCGCTCGTGCTCGAGACCACGTCGAAGCGGCGCGTGGTGCGCTCGGCCGGCGGCTCGTTGCTCGCCGTCGTGAGGCGCAGCACGACGAAGGCTTACGCGAGCGTCACGTTCCTGACCGCGATCGCGTTCGCATCGATGTTCACGTTTCTGCAGCCGGCCGCGCTCGCCGCGGGCTACCGCGACGTCGGATCGTTCTTCGTCGCGTACGCGGCAGCGGCGTGTACGGTGCGCCTGTTCGCCGGCTGGGTTCCGGATCGCTACGGAAGGCGGCGCGTTGCCGTGGCCGCGCTCGTTCCGTACGTGCTGATCGTCGCGTACGTGGCGTGTTTCGGGCCGACATCGCTGGTCGCGATCGGCGCGGTCTTCGGCTTCGCGCACGGGGTGCTGTTCCCGGCTCTCAATGCGCTGGCGATCGAGCACACGGTCACCGCCGAACGCGGGCGGCTGATGACCGTCTTCGCCGGCACGTTCAATCTCGGCGCATGGGGCGGGGCGGCCGCGCTCGGACCGGTTGCCGAAGCGGCGGGATTTTCGGCGGTGTTCGCGATCGGAGCGGTGTCGGCGACTGCTGCGTTCGTCGTGCTCGCGCGCACGACCGGGTTCGCGCTGCCGGCGGACGAGCCGGCGTAG
- a CDS encoding carboxymuconolactone decarboxylase family protein, whose product MDRPAPKTYASFVEEFPKLGEAWEAMRVAEEAGPFGPRELRLLKLAVAIGAGKQGSVHSSVRKAKGAGCSDAEIRHVVALAASTIGLPPAVAAYSWVVEELDKKRRSEPESA is encoded by the coding sequence ATGGATCGACCGGCGCCGAAAACCTACGCGAGCTTCGTCGAGGAATTTCCAAAACTCGGCGAGGCCTGGGAAGCGATGCGTGTTGCAGAGGAGGCTGGACCGTTCGGCCCTCGCGAGCTTCGCCTGCTCAAGCTTGCCGTCGCCATCGGTGCGGGCAAGCAGGGTTCGGTGCATTCGAGTGTGCGAAAAGCCAAAGGGGCAGGGTGCAGCGACGCAGAAATCCGCCACGTCGTCGCACTAGCCGCCAGCACGATCGGACTTCCACCCGCGGTTGCGGCGTACTCGTGGGTGGTCGAAGAGCTCGACAAGAAGCGCAGATCCGAGCCGGAATCCGCATGA
- a CDS encoding D-2-hydroxyacid dehydrogenase has product MIPAKDDGSASPRFSKIVVLDGATLDPGDNSFEPVAELGPVEVYDRTPFDLVAVRARGADVILTNKTVLGADAFDGLPGLRLVCILATGVNVVDVAAATSHGVTVCNVPGYAAESVPQHVFALILEVTNAVGEHVAAVRDGEWAAAKDFSFWKRPLVELAGKTIGIVGHGAIGKRVGELAHAFGMHVLAYSPTRSNAPSYSDFAWTTVADLFARSDIVTLHCPLTPDNERFVDAALLATMKDGSILVNTARGALIDEVALAAALDAGRPSYAALDVLSTEPPPAAHPLASHPKAFVTPHIAWAALAARKRLMEVTVRNIRAFAEGRPQNVVR; this is encoded by the coding sequence GTGATTCCGGCGAAGGATGACGGCTCCGCCTCGCCGCGGTTCTCAAAAATCGTCGTGCTCGACGGCGCGACGCTCGATCCCGGCGACAACTCATTCGAACCGGTCGCCGAGCTCGGTCCGGTCGAAGTCTACGATCGCACGCCGTTCGACCTCGTCGCCGTCCGGGCCCGTGGCGCCGATGTCATACTGACCAACAAGACCGTCCTCGGTGCGGATGCGTTCGACGGCCTTCCCGGCCTCCGGCTGGTCTGTATCCTTGCCACCGGCGTCAACGTGGTCGATGTCGCGGCTGCGACCAGCCATGGCGTGACGGTCTGCAACGTTCCGGGTTACGCGGCGGAGTCTGTGCCCCAGCACGTCTTCGCGCTCATCCTCGAAGTCACCAATGCCGTCGGTGAGCATGTCGCCGCGGTCCGCGATGGCGAATGGGCTGCCGCGAAGGATTTTTCGTTCTGGAAACGGCCGCTCGTCGAGCTCGCCGGAAAAACCATCGGCATCGTCGGGCATGGAGCGATCGGAAAGCGGGTGGGCGAGCTCGCCCATGCATTCGGGATGCATGTGCTCGCGTACAGCCCGACGCGCAGCAACGCGCCGTCGTATTCTGATTTTGCCTGGACAACGGTCGCGGACCTGTTTGCGCGCTCGGACATCGTCACGCTGCATTGCCCGCTGACGCCAGACAACGAGCGGTTCGTCGACGCGGCGCTGCTCGCGACGATGAAGGACGGCAGCATCCTCGTGAATACGGCCCGGGGTGCGCTCATCGATGAGGTCGCGCTCGCGGCCGCCCTCGACGCCGGTCGTCCTTCGTACGCGGCGCTCGACGTGCTATCGACCGAACCGCCGCCCGCTGCGCATCCGCTGGCATCGCATCCGAAGGCGTTCGTGACGCCGCACATTGCATGGGCAGCGCTGGCGGCGAGAAAGCGTCTGATGGAAGTTACCGTCCGCAACATCCGCGCATTTGCGGAGGGCCGCCCGCAGAACGTCGTCCGCTGA
- a CDS encoding enoyl-CoA hydratase-related protein, protein MAELDLSRDGDVFVLRMKTGENRFNPDFIGAMNAALDEVEACRGAAALVTTGEGKFYSNGLDLDWLSQQEHADAMRFLATVLALFARIVAFPFPTCAAIGGHAFAGGGMLALAHDWRVMRSDRGFFCLPELDLGMPLVLGMTSLIKEKIGPRAFRETVLTGGRFGADDCVRMGIVDQAAADAEVISSAVERVRPLAGKSRDACKALKKGLYAALLTDLTCTDAVAMPK, encoded by the coding sequence ATGGCCGAGCTCGACCTGAGCCGTGACGGCGACGTCTTCGTGCTGCGCATGAAGACCGGCGAGAATCGTTTCAATCCGGATTTCATCGGCGCAATGAACGCGGCGCTCGACGAGGTCGAAGCCTGTCGCGGCGCCGCGGCGCTGGTGACGACCGGGGAAGGAAAGTTCTACTCGAACGGCCTCGACCTCGACTGGCTCTCGCAACAGGAGCACGCCGATGCGATGAGGTTCCTCGCGACCGTGCTCGCGCTGTTTGCGCGCATCGTTGCCTTTCCATTCCCGACCTGCGCGGCGATCGGCGGCCACGCATTTGCCGGCGGCGGCATGCTCGCGCTCGCGCACGACTGGCGCGTGATGCGAAGCGATCGCGGCTTCTTCTGTCTGCCCGAGCTCGATCTCGGAATGCCGCTGGTGCTCGGCATGACGTCGCTCATCAAGGAGAAGATCGGCCCGCGCGCGTTCCGCGAAACGGTGCTGACGGGCGGACGCTTCGGCGCCGACGATTGCGTGCGGATGGGAATCGTCGACCAGGCAGCGGCCGACGCCGAGGTCATTTCGAGCGCTGTGGAACGGGTGCGACCGCTCGCCGGCAAGAGCCGCGACGCGTGCAAGGCGCTCAAGAAAGGTCTTTACGCCGCGCTGCTCACGGATCTGACGTGCACGGACGCCGTCGCGATGCCGAAGTAA
- a CDS encoding lipid-transfer protein — protein sequence MGRKVFVVGVGMTKFEKPGSKAWDYPDMAREAGTKALADAGVSFDKIDQVAVGYCYGDSTAGQRAVYELGITGVPIYNVNNNCSTGSTALFMAKQFIEGGLADCTMALGFEKMEKGSLGMKFQDRTNPMDKHFGEMVSLRGFASAPGAPQFFGNAGIEHMEKYGTTAESFARIGQKNHKHSVNNPYSQFRDEYSLQDILNAPTVYGPLTKLQCCPTSDGAGAAILASEDFVKKHGLEKNAVEIAGMAMATDFPSTFEEHSCIKLVGSDMTRTAAEKVYKQAGLGAKDVQVIELHDCFSCNELITYEALGLCEEGKGGELIDSGAVTYGGKWVVNPSGGLISKGHPLGATGLAQCAELNWQLRGEADKRQVAGAKVALQHNLGLGGAAVVTMYRRD from the coding sequence ATGGGCAGGAAAGTATTCGTCGTCGGCGTCGGCATGACCAAGTTCGAAAAGCCCGGATCGAAAGCCTGGGACTATCCCGACATGGCCAGGGAAGCGGGAACCAAGGCGCTCGCCGATGCAGGAGTTTCGTTCGACAAGATCGACCAGGTCGCGGTCGGCTACTGCTACGGCGACTCGACCGCCGGCCAGCGCGCCGTCTACGAGCTCGGGATCACCGGCGTGCCGATCTACAACGTCAACAACAACTGCTCGACCGGTTCGACCGCTCTCTTCATGGCCAAGCAGTTCATCGAAGGCGGCCTCGCCGACTGCACGATGGCGCTCGGCTTCGAGAAGATGGAGAAGGGCTCGCTCGGGATGAAGTTCCAGGACCGCACCAACCCGATGGACAAGCACTTCGGCGAGATGGTGTCGCTGCGCGGTTTTGCGAGCGCTCCCGGCGCGCCGCAGTTCTTCGGCAACGCCGGAATCGAGCACATGGAGAAGTACGGAACGACCGCCGAATCGTTCGCGCGCATCGGCCAGAAGAACCACAAACACTCGGTCAACAACCCGTACTCGCAGTTCCGCGACGAGTATTCGCTTCAGGACATCCTCAACGCGCCGACCGTCTACGGCCCGCTCACCAAGCTGCAATGCTGCCCCACGTCCGACGGCGCGGGCGCCGCGATTCTCGCCAGCGAAGACTTCGTCAAGAAACACGGCCTCGAGAAGAACGCGGTCGAGATCGCCGGCATGGCGATGGCCACCGACTTCCCGTCGACGTTCGAAGAGCATTCGTGCATCAAGCTGGTCGGTTCCGATATGACGCGCACGGCCGCCGAGAAGGTCTACAAGCAGGCCGGCCTCGGCGCGAAGGACGTCCAGGTGATCGAGCTGCACGACTGCTTCTCGTGCAACGAGCTCATCACCTACGAGGCGCTCGGCCTTTGCGAGGAAGGAAAAGGCGGCGAGCTGATCGACTCGGGCGCCGTCACGTACGGCGGCAAGTGGGTCGTCAATCCGTCGGGCGGGCTGATCTCGAAGGGACATCCTCTCGGCGCCACCGGCCTCGCGCAGTGCGCGGAGCTCAACTGGCAGCTTCGCGGCGAGGCCGACAAGCGCCAGGTCGCCGGTGCGAAAGTTGCGCTCCAGCACAACCTCGGTCTCGGCGGCGCGGCCGTCGTGACGATGTATCGCCGCGACTGA
- a CDS encoding MaoC family dehydratase N-terminal domain-containing protein encodes MAEKIELTDEMKSQIGKESPPWDFEVTTTSVRMFARGVGYTDPVYYDVEAARKAGYPNLPAPPTYLGSAVFLPGRSSDTFSGPTEGIPSVNHGLKGLLDGGTETEYLEPICAGDTLVAVQKLEDMKVANSTALGGKMLVVTVGTTYTNKASGKLAARQTSQVIYY; translated from the coding sequence GTGGCCGAAAAAATCGAGCTGACCGACGAAATGAAGTCCCAGATCGGAAAGGAATCCCCGCCGTGGGATTTCGAGGTGACGACGACGAGCGTGCGCATGTTCGCGCGCGGCGTCGGCTACACCGATCCGGTCTACTACGACGTCGAGGCGGCGCGGAAGGCCGGCTATCCGAACCTGCCGGCGCCGCCGACCTATCTCGGCTCGGCGGTGTTTCTGCCCGGCCGCTCGAGCGATACGTTCAGCGGACCGACGGAAGGAATCCCGTCGGTCAACCATGGCCTGAAGGGCCTTCTCGACGGCGGCACCGAGACCGAATACCTCGAACCGATCTGCGCCGGTGACACGCTGGTGGCCGTGCAGAAGCTCGAGGACATGAAGGTCGCGAACAGCACGGCGCTCGGCGGAAAAATGCTCGTCGTCACTGTCGGAACCACCTACACGAACAAGGCGAGCGGCAAGCTCGCCGCCAGACAGACTTCGCAGGTCATCTACTACTGA
- a CDS encoding MaoC/PaaZ C-terminal domain-containing protein — MPRFEDIKEGDELPELRKKPTLQTLVKYSAGSGDFNPLHHDYNFPQARQIGSIIVHGRFKYASLGELVSNWVGHAGRIRKLSCQYRGMDLPDKEFVCRGVVKKKSEDGGEKVVDLEIWAENAEGKKTTPGAATVVFA, encoded by the coding sequence ATGCCCCGTTTCGAAGACATCAAGGAAGGCGACGAGCTGCCCGAGCTTCGCAAGAAGCCCACCCTTCAGACTCTCGTCAAATATTCTGCCGGCAGCGGCGACTTCAATCCGTTGCATCACGACTACAACTTCCCGCAGGCCAGGCAGATCGGCTCGATCATCGTGCACGGGCGCTTCAAATACGCGTCGCTCGGCGAGCTGGTCTCGAACTGGGTCGGTCACGCCGGACGCATTCGAAAGCTCTCGTGCCAGTACCGCGGCATGGATCTTCCCGACAAGGAATTCGTCTGCCGCGGAGTCGTGAAGAAGAAGTCCGAAGACGGCGGGGAAAAAGTCGTCGATCTCGAGATTTGGGCGGAAAACGCCGAGGGAAAGAAGACGACGCCGGGCGCGGCGACCGTAGTGTTCGCGTAG